A single genomic interval of Spinacia oleracea cultivar Varoflay chromosome 6, BTI_SOV_V1, whole genome shotgun sequence harbors:
- the LOC110781293 gene encoding phosphopantothenoylcysteine decarboxylase subunit VHS3-like: protein MRVKRKCELCSNIATIFCESDQANLCYECDSKVHGANFLVSKHSRTLLCHICQSPTLWSGSGPKFGPTLSVCPGCLIERQRRDVGNNGNGGREVADEDYDDDDNDDDDDDDNDDDGDNGYEDDESDDGNDDVDEDEDDEENQVVPWSYSVSHPG, encoded by the coding sequence atgagggtGAAGAGGAAATGTGAGTTATGTAGCAATATTGCTACAATATTTTGTGAATCGGATCAAGCAAATTTATGTTATGAATGTGATTCCAAAGTTCATGGTGCTAATTTTCTTGTTTCAAAACACTCTAGGACTCTTCTTTGTCATATTTGTCAATCTCCTACACTATGGTCCGGGTCCGGCCCGAAGTTCGGACCAACTCTCTCCGTTTGCCCGGGTTGCCTTATTGAAAGGCAGCGTAGAGATGTTGGTAACAATGGTAATGGTGGCCGTGAAGTGGCCGATGAAGATtacgatgatgatgataatgatgatgacgATGACGATGACAATGACGACGATGGAGACAATGGTTATGAAGATGATGAGAGTGATGATGGTAATGATGATGTTGATgaggatgaagatgatgaagaaAATCAAGTTGTTCCATGGTCATATTCAGTGTCACATCCAGGGTAA